A genomic segment from Methanomicrobium sp. W14 encodes:
- the cobN gene encoding cobaltochelatase subunit CobN, with translation MSWGSEISVIRHAAKRIGFELSDWNVYDLKENKDLVSECIKSFADSDFVLIHPSHDPYWDDITEGFPENLPVVSYGYSDMFWSASTVPLSVVSTVSAYFLYGGLENIYNMLAFCATKVLGLNYPYAEPSETRWEGIYHPDIPFVLDSPGEYFDYRGVISGYNIGIMFPRTQWICGDLRAVDSFIRKLERYANVVSVFCFSNGDDELGALSSAECIRKYMPENLDALVDLRSFVQTKDRESLIKLLKGMDIPVFHPLTMYHSSADEWEKSESGMTGSETGWTVALPEFQGFIEMIPFSFAEKEASSGVETNLHAALEERMDKIAKRIMRWVRLCKKDRSERKIVFILHNKPCASVEGTVGSGANLDTLESVSGILKAMKATGYGVSPPESGETLINEIMSKKAVSEFRWTSVEEIVKKGGALEIMKAGEYRNWFSTLPEKVRNDVSKSWGNPPGEEIDGVPPAMLYKGDIVITGISFGNALVCVQPKRGCAGSRCDGKACRILHDPKIPPTHQYLATYHYFDEVYGADAIVHVGTHGNLEFLPGKGVGLSESCYPDLVIGGMPHLYIYNSDNPPEGTIAKRRSYAVTVDHMQTVMATSELYGNLKELEEQISEYKRAKDSDRARAHALTHTIEDLLEETGISYSINLKGLKYMEASFDEIIDAAHKVVTETYETKIPKGMHIFGRLPEGEDRADLIYSVLNYNEGPKEFAAEAFGGPAGDDIERLRADEELSKKVILDVMDGLDPYPAIKDATGKDPLKNPSLKEKADRFIADAGSVNERIENSDEIGSLLHGLNGKYIEPGPSGLITRGNPEIMPTGRNLYSLDPNKVPTKAAWRIGNRLADEVLNKYTTENGEYPENIAFYWVSTDIMWGDGEVFSQMMKLIGVEPVWKGGKVKSFKIIPAEELKRPRIDITVKIGGIMRDSFYSCVELLDDAVKAVSELDEPPGTNFVRKHTLESGCSDRIFGNSPGTYGNGVNLAVYSSAWKDEADLADVFLEWNSYAYGRDNFGEKSKENMTKQLRSVSLTFNVAMTDEYDLLGCCCYFGAHGGLTAAARTVSEKDIPVYYGDTRSRDKVGIRTIADEIRRVVRTKLLNPKWIDGMKKHGYKGAEDISKRVTHVYGWEATTGEVDDSIFDDIAKTFVLDEENRKFFSEKNPWALEEIGRRLLEAEARDLWDADPDVLDRLKEAYMDIEGDMEDRRGDAEGEIQGGAVDVYTLKEIAEQKHKRQ, from the coding sequence ATATCATGGGGAAGTGAAATTTCAGTAATCAGGCATGCGGCAAAAAGAATAGGATTCGAGCTTTCGGACTGGAACGTCTACGACTTAAAGGAGAACAAAGACCTCGTTTCGGAATGCATAAAATCCTTCGCCGACTCGGATTTCGTCCTGATACACCCGTCGCACGACCCCTACTGGGATGACATAACGGAAGGCTTTCCGGAAAATCTTCCGGTAGTCTCATACGGCTACTCCGACATGTTCTGGTCCGCATCAACAGTCCCCCTTTCGGTGGTATCAACCGTAAGCGCCTATTTTCTCTACGGGGGACTTGAAAACATCTACAATATGCTTGCTTTCTGTGCGACAAAAGTCCTGGGGCTTAACTACCCCTACGCGGAGCCGTCCGAGACCAGGTGGGAGGGAATATACCATCCGGATATCCCGTTCGTCCTCGACTCGCCCGGTGAATACTTCGACTACAGGGGTGTCATATCCGGGTACAATATAGGGATAATGTTTCCGAGGACGCAGTGGATATGCGGAGACCTCAGGGCCGTCGACTCTTTTATCAGGAAGCTGGAGAGGTATGCAAACGTCGTCAGCGTATTCTGCTTTTCAAACGGAGACGATGAGCTTGGAGCACTTTCAAGTGCAGAGTGCATCAGAAAATACATGCCGGAAAATCTTGACGCACTTGTCGACCTAAGGTCGTTTGTCCAGACAAAAGACCGTGAATCCCTGATAAAACTGCTTAAAGGAATGGACATCCCCGTATTTCATCCCCTGACGATGTACCACAGCTCGGCAGATGAATGGGAGAAGTCCGAGTCAGGGATGACAGGCTCCGAGACCGGATGGACTGTTGCACTTCCCGAGTTCCAGGGGTTCATTGAGATGATACCCTTTTCCTTTGCCGAAAAGGAGGCTTCATCCGGAGTCGAGACGAACCTTCACGCTGCACTTGAAGAGAGGATGGACAAAATTGCAAAGCGGATAATGAGATGGGTTCGCCTCTGCAAAAAGGACAGGTCAGAGAGAAAGATTGTCTTTATACTTCACAACAAACCGTGCGCATCGGTCGAAGGGACCGTTGGCTCGGGCGCAAACCTCGACACCCTTGAAAGCGTATCCGGTATCCTCAAAGCCATGAAGGCCACCGGATACGGCGTCAGCCCCCCGGAATCGGGCGAGACTTTAATCAACGAAATAATGTCGAAAAAGGCGGTGTCTGAATTCCGGTGGACCTCGGTTGAAGAGATCGTCAAAAAAGGCGGGGCGCTTGAGATAATGAAGGCCGGGGAATACAGGAATTGGTTTTCCACGCTGCCGGAAAAAGTCAGAAACGATGTATCCAAATCCTGGGGAAATCCTCCGGGAGAGGAGATTGACGGCGTCCCCCCGGCCATGCTCTATAAAGGAGACATTGTCATAACAGGGATATCTTTTGGAAACGCCCTTGTCTGCGTCCAGCCCAAAAGGGGGTGTGCAGGGTCAAGGTGCGACGGAAAGGCGTGCAGGATACTCCATGACCCGAAGATTCCCCCGACCCACCAGTACCTTGCAACCTACCACTACTTCGACGAAGTCTACGGGGCAGATGCGATAGTCCACGTCGGAACGCACGGAAACCTTGAGTTTCTGCCGGGAAAGGGCGTGGGACTTTCCGAATCCTGCTATCCAGACCTTGTTATAGGAGGAATGCCTCACCTCTACATCTACAACTCGGACAACCCGCCGGAGGGGACGATTGCAAAGAGGCGTTCATATGCGGTTACCGTCGACCATATGCAGACCGTTATGGCGACTTCGGAGCTTTACGGGAATTTAAAGGAGCTTGAAGAGCAGATATCCGAGTACAAAAGAGCGAAGGACTCCGACAGGGCACGTGCACATGCACTGACGCATACGATAGAAGACCTCCTTGAAGAGACGGGAATATCCTACTCGATAAACCTGAAGGGCCTGAAGTACATGGAGGCTTCCTTCGACGAGATAATCGACGCCGCCCACAAGGTGGTAACCGAGACCTACGAGACCAAAATCCCGAAAGGGATGCATATCTTTGGCAGGCTTCCCGAAGGCGAAGACAGGGCAGACCTGATATACTCCGTTTTAAACTACAACGAAGGCCCGAAAGAGTTTGCAGCCGAAGCCTTCGGGGGACCCGCGGGCGATGACATAGAACGCCTGAGGGCCGATGAAGAACTCTCAAAAAAAGTCATTCTTGACGTAATGGACGGTCTTGACCCATACCCTGCGATAAAGGATGCGACCGGAAAAGACCCTTTGAAAAACCCCTCTCTCAAAGAGAAGGCCGACCGCTTCATAGCTGACGCCGGTTCGGTCAACGAAAGAATAGAAAATTCTGATGAAATAGGCTCCCTTCTCCACGGGCTGAACGGTAAATACATAGAGCCCGGGCCGTCCGGCCTTATAACAAGGGGAAACCCTGAAATAATGCCGACAGGAAGAAACCTCTACTCGCTTGACCCGAACAAGGTCCCGACAAAGGCCGCCTGGAGAATAGGAAACAGGCTTGCTGACGAGGTCCTGAACAAATACACGACGGAAAACGGCGAATACCCTGAAAACATCGCCTTCTACTGGGTCTCGACCGACATCATGTGGGGAGACGGGGAGGTATTCTCGCAGATGATGAAGTTAATCGGCGTCGAACCTGTGTGGAAGGGAGGAAAAGTGAAGTCCTTTAAAATAATCCCCGCTGAAGAGCTCAAAAGACCGAGAATCGATATAACGGTAAAAATCGGCGGGATTATGAGGGACAGCTTCTACAGCTGCGTCGAACTTTTAGACGACGCGGTAAAAGCGGTCTCTGAACTGGACGAACCTCCCGGGACAAACTTCGTAAGAAAGCATACTCTTGAATCCGGGTGCAGCGACAGGATATTCGGTAACAGCCCCGGAACTTACGGCAACGGAGTAAACCTCGCCGTCTACTCGTCAGCATGGAAGGACGAGGCCGATCTCGCCGACGTATTTCTCGAATGGAACAGCTATGCATACGGGAGGGACAACTTCGGGGAAAAGTCAAAGGAGAACATGACAAAACAGCTCAGGTCCGTAAGCCTGACGTTCAATGTCGCGATGACCGACGAATACGACCTTCTCGGTTGCTGCTGCTACTTCGGCGCCCACGGGGGGCTTACAGCCGCTGCAAGAACGGTCTCGGAAAAAGATATTCCCGTATACTACGGGGATACCAGGAGCAGGGACAAAGTAGGAATCAGGACGATTGCAGACGAAATCAGGCGTGTCGTGAGGACGAAACTCTTAAACCCCAAATGGATAGACGGGATGAAAAAGCACGGCTACAAAGGGGCAGAAGACATCTCGAAGAGGGTAACTCACGTCTACGGCTGGGAGGCTACGACTGGAGAGGTAGACGACTCCATCTTTGATGATATTGCGAAAACTTTCGTTTTAGACGAGGAGAACAGGAAATTTTTCTCCGAAAAGAACCCGTGGGCTCTTGAGGAGATCGGAAGACGGCTTCTTGAGGCCGAAGCAAGAGACTTGTGGGACGCCGACCCTGATGTGCTCGACAGGCTCAAAGAGGCATACATGGACATAGAAGGCGACATGGAGGACAGAAGAGGAGACGCGGAAGGTGAAATCCAGGGAGGAGCGGTCGACGTTTATACGCTAAAAGAGATAGCTGAACAGAAACACAAAAGGCAGTAA
- a CDS encoding putative cobaltochelatase, producing MQSSARRSILPFTAIIGQETMKKALVLNAVNPKIGGVLIRGDKGTAKSTAVRALAEVLPEITVSAGCPYSCNPENEKEMCDFCRSKKEKPKPFKRKVRVAELPLGATEDRVLGTIDIEKAIKEGEKRIEPGILADANRGILYVDEINLLDDHIADILLDAAAMGVNVVEREGISLSHPSSFILIGTMNPEEGELRPQLLDRFGLQVAVEGIEDIESRLKIARTAESFEKDPEEFAGEYEVKQDELRERIKDAVEILPFVAISDGQIRKIAEVCLNCGITTHRAEIAVMRTAKAIAALDKRGEVSDSDIKEAMQLALPHRMRKKPFEEPKLDNDMINEVMDEKNESEKEKEEQDKKSEKPSETPKNTGENEIGEDEPKDKQKSPKGGNGSPSGNDEGDAPDVTYAIGRPVDTSKISSSVKKDKIRRKNVSGRRTESETTSKRGSYRGFRISGEPSDIAFDATIRAAAPFQKEREKKNFAISIAESDLREKKRAGKTSAACMFVVDASGSMGAKKRMESTKGAILSMLNDSYKKRDKIGLVAFRGDSAEVILPLCSSVDLAKKCLEELPTGGRTPLYAGLSKGMDVLMQEKRKNGDIVPLLVCISDGRSNKSVSGDIKKELMAVSEEIFRNDIHTVLIDTETSGSGFLKMQLGYCKMVAEHSKGSYYSLDDLGFQEVSGIASAEISRFT from the coding sequence ATGCAGTCGTCAGCAAGAAGAAGCATCCTGCCGTTTACGGCCATAATCGGGCAGGAGACAATGAAAAAGGCCCTTGTTTTAAACGCAGTCAACCCGAAAATAGGCGGGGTCCTGATAAGAGGAGACAAAGGAACGGCCAAGTCCACGGCAGTACGTGCACTTGCAGAGGTGCTGCCTGAAATAACCGTCTCCGCGGGCTGCCCGTACAGCTGCAATCCTGAAAACGAAAAGGAGATGTGCGATTTCTGCCGCTCAAAGAAGGAAAAACCGAAGCCGTTCAAAAGAAAGGTGAGGGTTGCAGAGCTCCCCCTCGGTGCGACCGAAGACCGTGTTTTAGGGACTATAGACATCGAAAAGGCAATTAAGGAGGGCGAGAAGAGAATCGAGCCGGGGATACTTGCGGATGCAAACAGGGGAATTCTCTACGTCGACGAGATAAACCTCCTTGACGACCACATTGCAGACATACTCCTTGACGCGGCCGCGATGGGAGTAAACGTCGTGGAAAGAGAGGGAATATCACTGTCGCATCCGTCATCCTTCATCCTTATAGGGACTATGAATCCGGAAGAAGGCGAGCTCCGCCCGCAGCTTCTGGACAGGTTCGGCCTGCAGGTCGCGGTAGAAGGTATAGAAGACATTGAATCAAGGCTTAAAATAGCAAGAACCGCAGAAAGCTTTGAAAAAGACCCGGAGGAGTTTGCCGGAGAATATGAAGTGAAGCAGGACGAACTCAGGGAGAGAATTAAAGATGCAGTGGAGATACTTCCCTTTGTTGCCATCTCGGACGGACAGATAAGAAAAATAGCAGAAGTCTGCCTGAACTGCGGCATCACGACCCACAGGGCCGAAATTGCCGTTATGAGGACAGCAAAGGCGATAGCGGCACTCGACAAAAGAGGAGAAGTCAGCGACTCCGATATAAAAGAGGCCATGCAGCTTGCACTTCCGCACAGGATGAGAAAAAAACCCTTTGAGGAGCCGAAGCTTGACAACGACATGATAAACGAAGTCATGGACGAAAAAAACGAGAGTGAAAAGGAGAAGGAGGAACAGGATAAAAAAAGCGAAAAACCTTCCGAAACCCCAAAAAACACCGGGGAAAATGAAATCGGAGAAGACGAACCGAAAGATAAACAAAAATCCCCAAAAGGAGGAAACGGTTCACCTTCAGGAAATGACGAAGGCGATGCACCTGACGTAACCTATGCAATAGGAAGACCTGTGGATACCTCGAAGATCTCCTCATCCGTAAAAAAAGATAAAATTCGGCGAAAAAACGTATCGGGCAGGAGAACGGAGTCTGAAACGACATCAAAAAGAGGTTCGTACAGGGGGTTTCGGATATCAGGTGAACCCTCAGACATCGCGTTTGACGCAACGATACGTGCCGCCGCACCTTTCCAGAAGGAAAGAGAAAAGAAAAACTTTGCAATATCAATAGCTGAGTCAGATTTAAGAGAGAAAAAAAGGGCAGGCAAAACGTCCGCCGCGTGCATGTTCGTAGTTGATGCAAGCGGTTCAATGGGTGCAAAAAAAAGGATGGAAAGCACAAAAGGCGCTATTCTTTCAATGCTTAACGATTCATACAAAAAAAGGGACAAAATCGGGCTTGTAGCGTTCAGGGGTGACTCCGCGGAGGTAATACTTCCATTGTGCTCAAGCGTTGACCTTGCAAAGAAATGCCTTGAAGAACTCCCGACCGGCGGAAGGACGCCCCTTTATGCAGGGCTTTCAAAAGGAATGGATGTATTAATGCAGGAAAAGCGGAAAAACGGCGATATCGTTCCTCTTCTCGTATGCATATCCGACGGGAGGTCAAACAAATCAGTCTCTGGAGACATAAAAAAAGAGCTTATGGCAGTATCGGAGGAGATATTCAGAAACGACATTCATACTGTCCTGATTGACACCGAAACTTCTGGAAGTGGTTTTCTTAAAATGCAGCTTGGGTACTGCAAAATGGTTGCCGAACACTCGAAGGGGAGCTACTATTCACTTGACGATCTGGGATTTCAGGAGGTCTCAGGGATAGCTTCAGCCGAAATCAGCCGTTTTACATGA
- a CDS encoding type IV pilin N-terminal domain-containing protein: MLSDKRTDAVSPVVGTMLMLTLVIILAAVLSGYAGGIAGSETNSGGDLRITAHTTITNTGGDDSRFFIDVISCTPLQTKNLKLKTSWKTYNKTGELVSSDTTVSAGVENFDYTVGNTENKGVAPVENDSGEICDFGDYALMAGSRMEAYPAEEYNDFSYESGFSGDMMQAVLGDDWKNLQSGDVVSVMLIYVPTGTIVYDEDVYVNAKSR, encoded by the coding sequence ATGCTGTCTGATAAAAGAACAGATGCCGTATCGCCGGTTGTAGGGACAATGCTCATGCTTACGCTTGTAATTATTCTTGCGGCCGTCCTCAGCGGATATGCCGGGGGGATTGCCGGAAGCGAAACTAACAGCGGCGGGGACCTCCGGATTACTGCGCATACGACTATTACAAACACAGGCGGTGATGACAGCAGGTTTTTTATAGACGTAATCTCGTGCACTCCCCTGCAGACAAAAAACCTGAAGCTTAAGACTTCGTGGAAGACATACAATAAAACCGGAGAACTGGTGTCAAGTGACACTACGGTTTCTGCAGGTGTGGAGAATTTTGATTATACAGTCGGAAATACCGAAAATAAGGGAGTGGCCCCTGTTGAGAATGACAGCGGGGAGATTTGTGACTTTGGGGATTACGCACTGATGGCCGGCTCAAGAATGGAGGCGTACCCTGCTGAAGAATACAATGATTTTTCATATGAAAGCGGTTTTTCCGGTGACATGATGCAGGCGGTTCTTGGTGATGACTGGAAGAATCTTCAGTCAGGCGACGTTGTTTCCGTTATGTTGATATATGTCCCGACAGGGACGATAGTCTACGACGAAGACGTCTACGTGAATGCAAAAAGCAGATGA
- a CDS encoding FmdE family protein, with amino-acid sequence MKINYLKLAAGILLVCLLFAPVMGASSSGSDRFNDLGQRAALIAMEKLGFSYNDPDVVALTDAGRVVIDGRTTEGAVSGITKVSGLQNGNGNLFQINRAEWKPLWFYFYDKGTGKGVYLEPDTAFYNMSESDAAKVATTAAFSKIASVTGDINLMLADTNQGNETEKALGGEAFSILSIANAWAHGAPYDLMYAASLHNHFCPGVSSGYIISEFVQDRLPLTDGTSYVVVSSPTWCKEDVYVTLWDMTPGKGGVCTSVNFTSDSQAVLTESYGTRPAGIFVLWNNTEKTGKGIAVGFNFDSSEWTGPSWGQKIYQTVDMVENLDNPEKYVTVMKEFDVDSDMLKKFQNPLNNPYEVCGMM; translated from the coding sequence ATGAAAATTAATTACCTGAAATTGGCGGCAGGCATACTTCTGGTGTGCCTTCTCTTTGCTCCGGTGATGGGTGCATCATCGTCCGGTTCTGACAGATTTAATGATCTTGGACAGCGTGCGGCTTTAATTGCAATGGAAAAGCTTGGATTTTCCTACAATGACCCGGATGTTGTGGCATTGACTGATGCGGGACGCGTAGTAATAGACGGCCGGACTACTGAAGGTGCGGTTTCCGGAATTACGAAGGTGAGTGGTCTTCAGAACGGAAACGGCAATCTTTTCCAGATAAACCGTGCCGAATGGAAACCCTTGTGGTTCTATTTCTATGACAAGGGCACAGGAAAAGGTGTCTACCTTGAGCCTGACACCGCGTTTTACAACATGAGCGAAAGCGATGCCGCCAAGGTTGCGACAACCGCTGCGTTTTCAAAGATTGCATCTGTAACCGGTGACATAAACCTGATGCTTGCAGACACAAACCAGGGCAATGAAACTGAAAAAGCCCTCGGGGGAGAGGCATTTTCGATTCTTTCAATAGCAAACGCCTGGGCGCACGGGGCACCTTACGACCTTATGTATGCGGCGTCTCTTCACAACCATTTCTGCCCCGGTGTTTCGAGCGGGTACATTATATCTGAGTTCGTGCAGGACAGGCTTCCTCTCACCGACGGCACTTCATATGTCGTAGTGTCTTCCCCTACGTGGTGCAAGGAGGACGTCTACGTGACTTTATGGGATATGACGCCCGGAAAGGGAGGTGTCTGCACATCTGTTAACTTTACGTCTGATTCCCAGGCAGTCCTTACTGAAAGTTACGGAACACGTCCTGCCGGGATATTTGTCCTGTGGAACAACACAGAGAAGACAGGAAAAGGCATTGCCGTAGGGTTCAACTTCGACTCTTCGGAGTGGACAGGGCCTTCATGGGGGCAGAAGATATACCAGACTGTTGACATGGTGGAAAACCTTGACAACCCGGAGAAGTACGTGACTGTCATGAAGGAGTTTGACGTGGATTCGGATATGCTCAAAAAGTTTCAAAATCCGCTGAACAACCCGTATGAAGTCTGCGGTATGATGTAA
- a CDS encoding ABC transporter ATP-binding protein, which produces MIIKLSVKNLHFSYDSEDILNGISLNVTDGRVVSLLGPNGSGKSTFLKCIDRILEPQAGKVLVDRQDLLKMGRMDIAKTIAYVPQNSIRSFPNSVFDVVLMGRRPYLGWREDVSDEDEVWSVLRLLGIENLAMSSFTELSGGQQQKVLIARALVQNTGLILLDEPTSNLDLWHQIDVMEVIRSLVKKKRLTAIIAIHDLNMAAKYSDVVVMMKRGRIVAAGDPESVINSENIEKVYGVKANVKRSDDFLYIVPLERIPVKAGR; this is translated from the coding sequence ATGATAATAAAACTCTCTGTCAAAAACCTTCACTTCAGTTATGACAGCGAAGATATTCTCAACGGAATTTCTCTTAACGTGACCGACGGAAGGGTCGTAAGCCTTCTTGGTCCCAACGGCTCGGGAAAATCGACGTTTCTCAAATGCATCGACAGGATTCTTGAACCGCAGGCGGGAAAGGTGCTTGTCGACCGCCAGGACCTTCTTAAAATGGGGAGGATGGACATTGCAAAGACCATAGCTTACGTCCCCCAGAACTCGATAAGGTCTTTTCCGAACAGTGTTTTTGACGTAGTCCTTATGGGGAGAAGGCCCTATCTCGGGTGGCGTGAGGATGTGTCTGACGAAGATGAGGTATGGAGTGTTTTAAGGCTTCTTGGAATTGAAAACCTTGCAATGTCGTCTTTTACGGAACTTTCCGGAGGCCAGCAGCAGAAGGTCCTTATCGCCCGTGCACTCGTCCAGAACACAGGTCTTATTCTCCTGGACGAACCCACGAGCAATCTTGACCTGTGGCACCAGATAGACGTAATGGAAGTCATCCGCTCTCTTGTCAAAAAGAAGAGGCTTACGGCGATTATCGCTATACATGACCTGAATATGGCTGCAAAATATTCGGACGTCGTTGTCATGATGAAGAGGGGCAGGATTGTTGCGGCAGGCGACCCCGAAAGCGTCATAAATTCTGAAAATATTGAAAAAGTATACGGGGTAAAGGCAAACGTAAAGCGTTCGGACGACTTTTTGTATATAGTCCCGCTTGAAAGGATTCCGGTAAAGGCCGGACGGTAA